The Arabidopsis thaliana chromosome 5, partial sequence genomic interval AATCATTGGAAAACCGCAACTTAGCAGGAACCACATTTAAgccattcttctttttactaGACCCTTCCAAATTATACTGCTCACGGAAGGAACCCTGAAGAGATGGCGGGTTTTCCTGCAGCAAtttgaaacaatttgaatTCAGCCCCCACTTGCTAGCATATGGCAAAGATGGCAGAACGAGAAAGGATAGCTTTTCCCTTAGAAAACTTCTAAAAATTGCCAAACAAGGAGATTTTGTCTCCTTACCTCATGCATTTTGCCATCTCGTGCACTACTAGTAGTATTATTCGCTCCATCTTTAATGAGAATACTAGTATAATCAGTTAGGTGAGTTTTAAGAGACAGAAAGAGTTCATTTTCAACATGTTCTGAGATGCTTGCTATGACACTTTCCGTTCCATAAGTATCTGATGACAATCCACGAACTCTGGCTCCATTGGTAGCTAAGTCGAATTCATCAGAGTAAGCAGTTTTAGAGGAAGAGGAATCCACCCTACAAGTAAACtgcaaaacattaaaaatgaCAATTCATTTCATTGATGAGCAAAgctaattagaaaaaaatgacaCTTAATCTATTAAAGTCATAGAAACTTTTTATAAGCTCACACTCTCAAATGATTCAGGTTTGTCTGAATACTTTGTATGGGAACCTTTGCAGTAATTAACAGTCGAGATATCAGAAGACcgaaaccaaattttgttctttctccaACATGATGAATGAGTTGCCACAGTATCATAAAAGACTGCATTCCACATGATTTGCATGCAATGGTGGTGAAGCGTTCTACACACAGCTGAGCAAGATGTCTGAAAGTTCTCAATGCTTCCAACAGATTTAGTATATTTGGACGACTCTGCAGCTATACTACTATGACCCCCCTCATTCATTGTATTCTTACAGCCTGCAGATTCAGTGTTTGAGACAACACTTTTCTCCGCATTAATAACCCGAGACTGCGCAAACCAAAAGTTACCATATTAGTGTATGATTCAATGATAGCCCCTGAAGTTTGATAGTTCAATGTATAATAAAAAGAGCTACCGATATGGATTCAACAGCAGAAGTGGGTGGATAAGACTTGAGATGCTCATCACTTTTCTTGGCCTTCAGAAAGTCTGAAATCACACTGCTGATGATTTCATCGAGTAGAGCTCTTCTAGCTATTTTCATTATTCCACTCTGAAGATGAACAGAGAGTTCTTCCGAAACTTCGGATATGAAGTTCACGCCAGTCACTGGCTCGTCACAATTAGCATCACCACATTTCACCCTCCATACACCAATTAACGATGCTAATGTGATTGGTCTAAGCTTATTTTCACCATCACgtatctacaaaacaaaaactcttaaGCAAAATGATAAACACCAGATGGCCTGATCTATCACAAACATTAGAAGAAGGGgagaaaacatatattctaACCAAGTATTCTAAAATAGTAACTAAAAACCTCAAAACTGAAAAGAAGATGcatgaagaaacaaagctaGGCACAAGGCTACAAAGAGGCAACAGGatcaaaatcattataaattGCATGAAATTTAACTAATCACAATCTTTcagaaaatctttaaaaagtCTATATTCATAAAAGCTTACCAGGGCTGCATCTGAAACATATCCATGCTGCTGCCAACTAAAAAGCTCCAATATAGAATGTGGACCATGATTTCTACCTTCACCATCAACGAGAAACCAGCAAGCATGTTCGTTTCCCTAACAGAAAACCCaaacattaaagaaaattcTTATGTGAACTCGAGCCATCATGTCTGATGAACTTGTGAACTGAGTTTTCACCGTTGAAAGGAAGTTACCAATGAGAGGAATGAAGCTAACATATTTGATTCCTCGTGGTTTAGTGTTAGCTGATCTAAAACAGAACCATTAGAACTTGTCTGTGGAGGCATCGTCTGATGGGAGATCAAATGAGTAGCAGAAGTTGCATGCTCTGTTTGAATCTCATCTTGATGGACTGTAGCATTACTACTAGAAGGGGGAAATGAAGTAACAGATGGGGCTACACTTATTATTCCATTTTGTAGATATGCAAAGCCAGTAGCGACATGATCTGGAAACTGCTTGAAGTACTTAAGTGGTACAGAATTTGCAGTATAACCATTGATAATTGGATATACAAGAAGATCCTCCGGTAAGAAGTTAGTTGATAGCCCATCATATAGCTGCTGTTGCGTGTAAGGGCCACACATCTGACCTTGCTGATTACCATACATCCAACCACTTGCATACATGGTATACCCTGGAACACTCTTGTCTAGACCTGAAGCTATGCCACTACCAGAAGCCTCTTGACCCGCACGACAGTCTTCATTTGAACGACATCCCATCTCCAAGGCTGAATCCAAACCACACAGTTCATCAAAATTGCAACAAGCGGAAGATACAGTAGCCAAATCACCACAGCTGAAAAGCAAAAatacagtttttcttttagattgACAATCCAACTAGTTAATTCACAACTACGAAAAACTTAACTACAAGTTGCACCTGTCACAAGAGTAATCTTGAGCTACTTCTCTTGCAGAGATTGAAACATCATCACTGTAAACTCCCATACACATTGAACCGAAATAATTCGGTTCCAAAGCAGAAACTTTCTTCCTTCTACTAGAATAAGAGCTACCATGGCTAGGAAAAGTGGAATCAACCGCAACCATGACACAGATAAACTCGAGATATCTTCTCTACACGAAAAAACATGATCATTAAActtcaataaaaatacaagCTTTCtcaaatattcaatttttagaCTGGGTTTAAAGCAATGTCATTAAATTTGAGACAGTACCCAAATCATTACAGAGAGAAACACTAAGAAAGACTACACATTTATGAAATCTGGGAGCAAAGACGATCGCCAAGTTTGTCTACAGAGCAAAAAAATCGAGTCTTTCTTAAACCTAATTTCTTAAAGAAGACAATATGCATGATACCCAGAAGCTGTAACATTGAATCGAACAGAGAACCAGATACGTGAACACACACAAAGGAAAAACATCAGACCTCGGGAGAAACAGTACGGTAGGAAAAAAGAACACACCTACCAAAATTTTCAGGGAAGTGAAGCAAGCTCAAGGAAGCGATGACACTGTGATCAAATTGAACTGAAATTGATAAGAagacatagaagaagaagacatagaagacgaagaagttTCTCTTATCAACAaattgaaaaaggaaataagaaaagaataacAATTAGGGTTCGTTGAAAAAAGCTGTGGGATGATCTACAATGTTTTTAGCAATTacttacttatttttttattattcaaaaagtTACTAATTAATAGTATAGTGGTACGTATCATGATTTAATTTTGTCATATATCATgattgaatttaaaattttatatgatatactTCTATAATTTTTGGTCAGTTAAGAATATGTGAAGATTTCAATTAAGTTTGCATgttgtttatttgatttttttacaaTTAGAATTATATGGCATCAATATATACTTCTTccttttgtaaatatttaacttaatatattattgtatattttaaatttcttacttttttcatttttccattttttatttttgcattatcgtagattcatatataatcgtgtttataattttctattttattttaattaattctaataatttttatttttattttcatatttttttagattCTATATAAGATTCATATATCATAGTGTTTCTAATTTTACATTGCAACATGCATGTGTCATGATTTAATCTAAAATTTCCtattattcattttaattttatttttctaataaaatatatgaaaactaaaataaatttaatattgtgtatttgaatttctttttaacaagGAACATGTGagatcatttttaatattttaaattagaagtaatattttttgaaattattgaAATGCCTCTTTTGATGTCCCATTATTCAAAAATGCTCCATTGAGTTgtctattttcaaaaatgtccctaattgaatatgaaaagtttataaagtttatagaTACTTTTGGATAGTAATCACTACGGGGAGACTCGATCCaatcatttataaaattttatttttataaggtATTTAAATAATCTAATATTCATATTATCgtttttatatcttttaacTATGTcaaattagattttagttttcattcTTCAACCTTTGTTAGTTGGTAAAAGATTTATAGCAATTGagtatatttgattttcatattttaatctttcttATCAATACATTATAAAAGTAATTGATATGTGTCATATTTTTCACTCGAGTTATTTTTCAGCTTAATAATTTAGTGGTCGAATAAAATATTAACCATCTACTTTTGTATTGAgctaaaaaaaactctctcacGCAGGTTCAATAATCGAGGACAGCCGCATGAACCAGTTTTTCAATACTGGTGGAGTCTTTGCTCGCCGGCGTAAAGATGTATCTATCCATCTTTTAGTCTCTTGTCTCTATTCCACTTTTCGCaaactttttgttcttttttgtcaCCTTCCCGACCACCACGACGTTCTTCCTTTGCTTTGGTTTATAGTGGTTGGATATCCTTTTATCAAACTTTCCAGAATCTTATATTCGCGCGGGTCCTCTAGACTGATAGTTGTTTTCGATGAAACTTGATCCACCATGCCAAGATTCCTCAAAgtcaaatttgtaaaaatgcGTGAACTTGAGCTTAATCTCACACATGCGTCCAGATCTATGAATCTAGTTGTTTCGTGATCCTAGTCGACCAACAACCTCACCAGATTTCAGCATGGCTCGAACCGGTGACGAAGATGGCAGCGAAAGGGTTAACCCTGATCCATCTAGCCTTCTCCATCCTGGATCCCGTCACTCTCTTTAAATGGTATTGCAGCCAGTTGCCCTTGTTTGCTCTTGTGCCACAGCCTCCGATAATGTCTCTATCAACTCTAATTATCTGATCGCCGATGCCGAGCTACCACACAGAAAGCCTCATCGACCTAGCTAGAGTTGATAAGTGTATTATGAAGTAAcccaccaaaaataaaaaaaaattttgctTGGCTAACCCActaaaagagaaacaagactTTAAAATCTACACCGATTTGTGGAGAAATAAAAGTTAGGCATAGAGATGTTTTGACATTTTGACTTTATCCAATACAACTGTCTACATGATATTACAACTGCAACACAAGATGAAGAGTCATCAAAATATACCGATATCAACTTTCACCGCCGACAAACATCAAATCTGGTGAGGAAAACATCACCGAAACATCCCAATTATTTTCCtagtaattaaaatattcttcAGCTTCACAAAAGAATTGTCCTCGTAGGACGCAATTCCACGTTGATTTCCGTATCACTATCAAACATCTTCAAACACTTAAGCTCCCATTATTTTTCGTTAAGAAATGGGGACGAATCTTCGACTTTGAATCCAACTtcgtgtcttttttttttttaactcttaaattttgatacagattttatattaatgctatcaaaaatatttacaaatgttTAGAGTCCCAAATCTATCCAAATGATAATTTCAGCATTATATCGTTGGGTTTTTAGatttcaaaaaacaattttttaaaaaaaactgaccaatatttatctttttaacaaagaaatattagGTTTTCGGTAAATGTAAAAAATCgagtttaaaatttgaaagagaaTTGAAAAATAGGGAATAGGATAATTAAGAACACATAAATCATATCTtgttatgaatttatgatcaTTAACTAATTGTTGACATGTGCTTTATTTATACAGTTATACCACACATCTTACATTTATCCGTAGCTAAGTCTTGTGACGAACGGtctaatacatttaaaatgtggCTGTTAACCTTCTAAATAAtaacatcaagaaaacaaaaaacacctTATATCATCCACTATAAGACTGTATAAGGATTCATatttaatcttttcttttaacaaaaagaaataaaaataactaatttcCCTAAAGTTAAGAAGAAATGAaccaatcaaattattttgcaaTCTAAATATCTGCATGGTATAACATGGTCATTGTGCAAtcattaatatataagatatagCAAACATATAATAATCCAGCTAtgataaaataacatattGTAAAATTTGTCCGAACAAGTTGGGATGATATTGTAATAGAATAACTATAAAACCCATTCTAGACAATACatcaaatatgaaaacaaacgattaaagaaagaagcacGTCGAGTCACTTCCATTCCTACCTGCCAAATCGGTggcttcttcttattattatccACGACTTGATTCGGCTCGGCTCAAGATCAATAGTCCGGTTCCACCGGTTAACCAAAATTCACAATAAACTAAATTGGCAATTAAAGCTTGTTTTCTTGGTGATAACGTAACTTTATATCATAAGATTGAGTGGAGAAGTCATACTTCTTATTAGgcatttttagtattttactatCATTTATTGCTagaatcaaagtttttgaaaaccGGTATAAAATGTCAATTGTTTGGTTAAGCCTATTAAGCTGCAAGCCAAGTAAATTAAACGCGGTGCGACAAACGATATGATTCTCCGCAACTTCTTCATAGAACCCTTCGacctttctcctttttttcttgtccaCTACGTAAACCCAATGACACttgtttatacatataaatatgtatatctCACAATGTTATcttacaaacacaaaacacacattatcaaattttaagagaagaaacaaaagtctTGAGATCAGCATTTTAttaattcaaacaaattacAAGGAGAATGAGAACCTTGGTGAAGAAGCTACTATGGTGCGGAGCGAAGAACATTTCATCTTCGAGAACATCGGCATTAccagaagaaggaagagttcGGGTTTACGtaggtaaagataaagagagtCAATGCAAGCTAGAAGTTGAAGCTAATTTGCTAAACCACCCAATGTTGGAAGATCTATTGAGGTTGTCTGAGGAAGAATTCGGACACTCGTACGAAGGAGCCTTGAGGATTGCTTGCGAGATTGATGTCTTCATCAAACTGGTTAATCTACACAAAACAACTAATCATCATAACAATTCCGTTTGCTTTCACAATAATTCCACAAAATTATTgtagattttattattatctcacttatttttcatcattctttaatttaaaaaggaagaaaaaaatggacgAAGTTCGTTTCctttacttatttatttatttacatagtCGAATGCCAATGGACATTTGTATTCCGAATACAGTATTCGTAATGACTTTATCAAATCATATATCCATCGTTTTTTTTGACAAAgcttatattaatttaaatgtgAAATTACATAGTCATGATGCaataatatatcaatttataaCCAAATCTGAAATTACAATATAACTTGAATCAAATTGAGAATGGGTGAATGGTTCTCGGCTGAATTGGAATCTCGTTTCACATGCTTGAACTTATAACAATGTAGTATTGTTGTTTAGTAGAGAATATCCTGGCAGATTTTGGTGATGCTTCtgtcttttcatttttctttaaaacgcTGTTTAGAACAAGTTAATCTCATTTAAGCTTGAAGAAAAGGCTGGACAAAGcacataaaaaaatgtttatgaaaataacaagTTAATTAATCTCCTTCAAAGATGAATATGCCCGGTTAATTAGTAATAATAAGTCTACCCCAAATTAGTGTGTTCAATTGTAAATCGAACTAAACCGGTTATGCTATCTTCTACATTCAAGGACTTCTTTGCTTTGTTGATATCACGAGTTGCTATCTTAAGCATGACAATCGGCTAGATGATCATTTCGATATCATGACTTACAATATATGCATATGTATCTAATATCTTACATATTAGGAATCAAATGGTTGATGTAAGCAGAAATACACCagtatatatgtaaatccaaaccaaactaTAACTAAGATCATTcggttctatttttttctttaactatatcataaaattaaacacaTGTTTGGCCTCG includes:
- a CDS encoding SAUR-like auxin-responsive protein family (SAUR-like auxin-responsive protein family; CONTAINS InterPro DOMAIN/s: Auxin responsive SAUR protein (InterPro:IPR003676); BEST Arabidopsis thaliana protein match is: SAUR-like auxin-responsive protein family (TAIR:AT1G43040.1); Has 1807 Blast hits to 1807 proteins in 277 species: Archae - 0; Bacteria - 0; Metazoa - 736; Fungi - 347; Plants - 385; Viruses - 0; Other Eukaryotes - 339 (source: NCBI BLink).); the protein is MRTLVKKLLWCGAKNISSSRTSALPEEGRVRVYVGKDKESQCKLEVEANLLNHPMLEDLLRLSEEEFGHSYEGALRIACEIDVFIKLVNLHKTTNHHNNSVCFHNNSTKLL